The genomic window TCAGGTCCATAGCATCACCTACAAGGAGTTTAACCTGTGTTTTCCCTTCCACTTTCGGGAAGGCATAGGATAACATCTGTTCTGAAAAATCGAGTCCTACCACTGTTTGCAATTGGGGGTCCAAGGATAACCGATAGGTAATATCACCTGTACCACAACAAAGATCCAGTGCAGAAGTTGCGTTAGGGACCTCTTTTTTCGCTTCTTTGACAACCCAATCCTTCCAGATTCGATGTAGGTAAAAACTATTCCAATCGTTGAATCTGTCGTAAGCTCTCGCGATTCCATCAAAGTTCTTTCTCACATATTCGGGTTTCTTTTCTTGGGAAGGCAGTTTGTATTGGTTCATAGAGGTCGATACATCCATGAATTGGACATTTTCAATTCCCGCAATTTTGATTTTTATTCTTCTTTTGGCTTTTTCGATGATTTCTTTGGCTTCTTTTTTGCGATTGTTCCTTGGATTTCGAAAATTGGAAGAAAAGGAAACAAGAATGAACTGTTTCCCGAAAGTACCATCTGAAGATGAGTTGGATCTGTTTTTTTCTCCCTTAGAACGAACTACCCATTGGTTCCCAACCATAGCTTCCTTAGCCATGTTACTTGGTTTACTTGGAACAGTGATTGGGATCAACACTGCCTTTGGTGAAATGGAAGCCCAAAAAAAGGTAAGTTTGGAAGTATTGGCAGGTGGAATCAAAGATGCTTTGAATACTACTATCGCTGGGTTACTTGTAGCTATCCCTTCCTTGTTTTTCCATCGAATCATTGAGAATAAAATTCGATATATATCGGAACTGATCGCAAAAGACCATACCAAAACAGAATGAAACTCAGAAAACCTAAACAAGAATCAGGAATTGATATTAGTAGTTTGATTGATGTTTTGTTTATCCTTTTAATCTTTTTAATGTTAGCTGTTCGATTTTCAGAACCAACATCATCCCTCTCATTGGATTTACCCAAATCAAAAACCGAAAGTATTGGAAATGAAACCTATGCTTTCAAAATTCAAATCAGAGCTAGTGGTGATCTATATAAGGATGATACCAAAATGGATATGGATAAATTTGTAAAAACCTTAGAGATCAATTCTGATCCAAACAAAACTGTAATCTTAGAAGTACACCAACACATCGAATTTGGAACTTTTGTTACAGTCACAGACATTTTAAAACAAAAAAATTACCAAAAAATAGACATCAAAACTGAAAAACAATGACCTTTAAAGGGAAGAAGATTGAACCAAATCGATTAAAAACTTGTATCGTTTGTTCTTCACTTTTTCGAGTAAAATGGTTTTCCCTTTTTCTTCCGAAGGGATTTTGCCAAGTAGTTGTAATAATTGGCCGAAGTTTTGGATTTTAATCAATTGTAAAATTTCATTTTTAAACTGATTTTCTTCTGAATTTAGGAAGTCCTGTACATATTCTTTTTCTCTTTCGTCAACCTTTGTTATATGCCAAACTTCTTTAGAATTTGTAGGGCCAATTTTTGATTTCTGAATGAGGTCATTTGGAATTTCAATCAACCGTAGAAGAGGTAATTCAAATACAAAAGTAGAACCTTGGTTCAATTCACTGTCTACATGGATAGTTCCACCCAAAAAATCAACTAGTTGATGGGATATGGAGAGACCAAGTCCTGTCCCTTCTTGGTAGGAACTACCTTGTTCTGTTTGTTGGAAAGCTTCAAATATAGAATGGAGTTGCTCTTTAGGAATTCCAATGCCAGAGTCTTTGACAGTAAAACAAACCAAATCAATATTAGGTTCCAATCCTTGCTTAATCTGGATTTCCAAATTGACGAATCCTTGGTTAGTAAATTTCAACGAATTGCCGAGTAAATTGACTAATATTTGTCTAATTTTTTGCAGGTCTGCTTCATAAAATTTATTTTCAATTGTTTCCGGTTTTAGTAGCTCAAAATGAATTTGTTTTTCTGCAAATCGATACGAAAACATCGAAAATAATGTGTCCCATAATTGAATTAAAGAAAATTTTTCTCTAGTCTCTGTCATCTTACCGGCTTCTATTTTAGAAAGATCTAATATATCATTGATCATTCCTAATAAATGTACACCATTTTCGTATAAGGAATTAACATATCCTTTTAAATGGTCAGGCAAATTAGGATCTTTTTCTAAGATTTGAGAGAATCCGATGACTGCATGTAATGGTGTTCGAAGTTCATGAGTGATTTTGGAAAAAAATACTGATTTTGATTGGTTCGCTTTGATCGCTGCTTCGACTGCTTTTTGCAGTCGTTTGTTTTGGAGTTGGATTTTTTGCGAATAATCATTTAGTTTATCTTCAGCGAGTTTTCGGTCAGTGATATCAAAAACAGTCGATTTACTAATCACAAAATTCCCATTTTTATCATATGTTGGAATAGAATTTAAACTCACAAAGAAGGTGGATTTATCCTTTCTAACAAACTCTAATTCAACTCCCGTTAAAGTTTCATGAGGAAATGAATGAATGATTTGTTGGAATTTTTCGAAACTACTTGGGGTTAATAAATCATTAATTCGAAAGTTACCAACAATTTCTTCTCTTGAATAACCCAACCAATCCAATTCAGTATCATTGATTGATACTAGAATATTATCTTTGTCTAGAGAGTGATAACCACAAGGAGCATTATTATATAAATCCAGAATCCGTTCATAGGATTTCATTAAGTTCTCTTCGGCAATTTTTCTGTTTGTGATATCGATCCCAATTGATAACACTTCGTGTGGATAACCGAATTCATTTTTCAAAATACGATTGGACCAAGTAACAGTTCTTTTATCATCTAAACCTACATACACGTCAAATTCTTGGCGAATGTTTTGTTCGGGACGATGAAAGATGTTCCATAATAACGATTTGATTTCATTTGATTTTTCAAATGGTATCCGAAACAAATCCAGGACTAAGTCTTTTCCTTCTGCCTTGTCCTTTGGTATTTGAAAAAATTCTTCAGCATAGGGATTTACAGAATGGATTCGAAAATCAGGACTCCAACGAATGATGATTGAATTTGCGGTATCGTATATATCTTGGTATTGTTTTTCTTTTTCGCGAATGACTCTTTCAATTTCTTCAGCATTGATTAAATTCTTTCGGAATAAAATTTTCCTTAGTTTTTTTTCCCTCCTGTATGCATTATGATAAAAGTATGCAAAATACAAAAGGGTAGAAGCAATTCCAATGGATATGATTTGTTCTATCATTTTACTTCAAGTAATAACATTGTCATATCATCTGCAACTTTTCCTTCGGAATACTTTAGCACTTCTTCCGAAATCGAATCTAAAAATTGTTGAGCTGGTAAATTGAGATTTTTTTCAACAAGTTCCGAAAATTTTTGATCTCCTAAATATTCTTCTTTTTCATTTGGTACTTCAAACATACCATCTGAAAATAAAAACAATCGATCACCGGATTGTAGTATGATGTCTTCATTACTTGTATTCAACTGATCTGGGAACATCATTAGACAAAAACCTTTTGTACCCAATTTTTGAATATTTCCTTTTCGAAGTAAAAACATGTTATGGTGGCCTGCCATCGAATAAGAAAGTAAGTTTTCCTCAGCACGGTAACGAATATAGATAGCACTGATGAAATGTGTACTAATTAAAGGAGTGAGTGTGTTGTGAATCCAATATAAACATTCGCTAGGTGACAAAAATGATTTGTTCATTGTTTTGAATGTTATGATTGCCATTAGAGATACCATTGCCGCGGCGATGCCATGACCAGTTACATCACCAAATAATATATCCAAATCTCCTGAAGGAAGGACATCGTAGGTAATCAAATCCCCACCAACTAAATCCATAGGTTTATAGGATGTATAAATTTCATACAAGGGAGATGGAGGGAATTGAAATGTTACCAGTTTTTCTTGGTTTGTTTTTGCTAACTCCAAATCTTTTTGAATGGCATACAATAAATCAATCCGTTCCTTTTCTAACGTTTTGATTTTGAGATGGGTTCGAATCCTTGCTAAAATTTCTGATTCCTGGAATGGTTTTGTGATGTAGTCAACAGCTCCAGTTTCTAAACCTTTTACAATATCACTTGTTTCATTTAATGCTGAGAGAAAAAGGATAGGTGTATTTTTATGACGTTCCATTGCCAAAAGTCGTTTTGCCACTTCGAGTCCGCTGATTCCTGGCAATAATATATCGAGTAATATCAGATCAAAATCCAAAACATCCGCAAGTTCTAAAGCATACTCTCCGTCGTATGCAACGGCAACTTCATAACCTTGG from Leptospira paudalimensis includes these protein-coding regions:
- a CDS encoding PAS domain-containing sensor histidine kinase, translated to MIEQIISIGIASTLLYFAYFYHNAYRREKKLRKILFRKNLINAEEIERVIREKEKQYQDIYDTANSIIIRWSPDFRIHSVNPYAEEFFQIPKDKAEGKDLVLDLFRIPFEKSNEIKSLLWNIFHRPEQNIRQEFDVYVGLDDKRTVTWSNRILKNEFGYPHEVLSIGIDITNRKIAEENLMKSYERILDLYNNAPCGYHSLDKDNILVSINDTELDWLGYSREEIVGNFRINDLLTPSSFEKFQQIIHSFPHETLTGVELEFVRKDKSTFFVSLNSIPTYDKNGNFVISKSTVFDITDRKLAEDKLNDYSQKIQLQNKRLQKAVEAAIKANQSKSVFFSKITHELRTPLHAVIGFSQILEKDPNLPDHLKGYVNSLYENGVHLLGMINDILDLSKIEAGKMTETREKFSLIQLWDTLFSMFSYRFAEKQIHFELLKPETIENKFYEADLQKIRQILVNLLGNSLKFTNQGFVNLEIQIKQGLEPNIDLVCFTVKDSGIGIPKEQLHSIFEAFQQTEQGSSYQEGTGLGLSISHQLVDFLGGTIHVDSELNQGSTFVFELPLLRLIEIPNDLIQKSKIGPTNSKEVWHITKVDEREKEYVQDFLNSEENQFKNEILQLIKIQNFGQLLQLLGKIPSEEKGKTILLEKVKNKRYKFLIDLVQSSSL
- a CDS encoding PP2C family protein-serine/threonine phosphatase is translated as MNSKLAAKILVVDDNETNMEIITHILLGQGYEVAVAYDGEYALELADVLDFDLILLDILLPGISGLEVAKRLLAMERHKNTPILFLSALNETSDIVKGLETGAVDYITKPFQESEILARIRTHLKIKTLEKERIDLLYAIQKDLELAKTNQEKLVTFQFPPSPLYEIYTSYKPMDLVGGDLITYDVLPSGDLDILFGDVTGHGIAAAMVSLMAIITFKTMNKSFLSPSECLYWIHNTLTPLISTHFISAIYIRYRAEENLLSYSMAGHHNMFLLRKGNIQKLGTKGFCLMMFPDQLNTSNEDIILQSGDRLFLFSDGMFEVPNEKEEYLGDQKFSELVEKNLNLPAQQFLDSISEEVLKYSEGKVADDMTMLLLEVK
- a CDS encoding MotA/TolQ/ExbB proton channel family protein; protein product: MNCFPKVPSEDELDLFFSPLERTTHWFPTIASLAMLLGLLGTVIGINTAFGEMEAQKKVSLEVLAGGIKDALNTTIAGLLVAIPSLFFHRIIENKIRYISELIAKDHTKTE
- a CDS encoding ExbD/TolR family protein, which translates into the protein MKLRKPKQESGIDISSLIDVLFILLIFLMLAVRFSEPTSSLSLDLPKSKTESIGNETYAFKIQIRASGDLYKDDTKMDMDKFVKTLEINSDPNKTVILEVHQHIEFGTFVTVTDILKQKNYQKIDIKTEKQ